The stretch of DNA TGAAGAagacagaaatgggcaaaggtTTGGGAAGAAGTTTAAAATCCACAGTTTTCTCTCTCTTACTGGCCTCTCAAATATCCCTTGATTAAGCTTCTGAGTTAAAAAAAGAGTCTGGTAAACAGAGGGACTAGAGAAAGCATTTTACACAAATATGCCTAAAATAAATGTACAAgaacttttaataaaattaatagttcATATCAGTCAAGTATTATTTGCATGCCACTTGGAACATGAAAATAGCTTTGTTATATATAGAACTCTTTGTATAAAggttactacacacacacacacgcacacagagtcCTCAGGCTTTTGGGTATGTAAATAAAACAATGTGTTAAACCCTCAGAAAATTGTACCAGCTGCCATCATTCTTTCAAGATTAGTGAAAGCGTGGAGTGCATACTCCAAGAATATTATGATTCCTGAGGGGAGAGTTCCTATATGTCCTCATTCACTGGCAGTAAAACCAGTCAAATGTAATAAGCCCATAAAAAATCCTGAAAGGCTGCCTCGAGCCTTAAAAGCTGATATGAAAATAGAGGACCAGGCAAAACAGATAAAAGATACCATCATACTTTAAAGTCAATTCCAGTTATTTCTGTAAAAGGGCTTGTTGGGATTATTTTCAGAGAGCTCATGGACAATTTCAAAGAGACAAAAGGGCAGAGCTAAACGAacaaaagacaggaaagaaagaaaaaaacacacacacaccaaaacaaaTGACAAATCCTTTTTCGCTACTGGCTTTTACAAGTATACTAACCGATTTGGAGGACAATGGGGGAGAAAAATCTATAGACAGATACTAATTTGTGTGGCTCAGAAACTATAGCTTTTATTGGTCTTTATATGTTTTATCTGAGCAAACATCTTTCTTAACTTTAGGATAACTAGTAATTAGTCCTTGAATTAAACAAAACTACTATGTGAAAAtactcttttataaaaataaaatagagaaagtgACCTTACGAAAGAAAGTTACTTTGTAAGAACGCATCTGACAACATGAAATAAGCACATACCTTATATGTGAATTTAAACCAGGATTTGACTCAACTTTTCAGAAAAgtgtttattactttaaaaaggcacactgaataaagatgtggtatggatacacaatggaacactactcggccataaaaaagaatgaaataataccatgtgCAACAACACggatacaactagagattatcatattaggcaaagtcagaaaaagacaaataccacagaGCATtacttacgtgtggaatctaaaatatgacacagatgaacctatctaggaagcagaaacagactcaaggcACAGAGAACAGACATGGTTAtcaaggcgggggtgggggagtgggtggAGAGGGATGGACGGGGATCTTGGGTTAGTAGATAGAAGCTATCACATATAGAACGGGGggataacaaggtcctactgtaaagcacagggaactagtcAACATCCCAGGATAAACTATAACAGGAAAACCATAATGGACTTAAAGTTTATTATtacagactcaaaaaaaaaaagtatctggaCTTCAGCTTACTTCAGAAGATACTTCCAGATCTCAAGTGACTGCAGGCACACTGACTCTTAGAACAGGAGGAAAAAGTGCTTTCTACTTAGAAAGGgctgtttttaaagaattttatacaCATTACTTCATCACCTCATTGTTAGCACAAGGTGGACACAATTAGAATTAGATGAGCTTTCACAGTCAGCAGTGAGAGACGCTATACAACACCCACCAGCAATAGACCAAAAATTATCAGAGCAAAAAACAGGTAAGTGTTACAGCATGGGAACTACTACAGTAATAATACAGGAAATGGCCAACCTTCTCCTTTAATTCCCCAAGATAAGCAGTGCTTTGTCCAAGGATGGCCTCTGCAGACTCCTGGAAACATGTGACCCACTGATTCTCTTGAAAATCGGCAATATTGACCTAAAAAACAACTTTACATCATTACACCACAGAAATAACAAAAGGAAGACACACTAAGGAGACTGGGAGATTGACTTTTTCCACTCCTTAAAAGAGTTTCTAGGGAAAAAAGCCGATTCCACTAAATAGCTATGTTCTTTCCAAAGAATGTAAAAAGTATCCAAGAGAGAAGTTCAAAATGTTAAGTGTGGATCACAGCAGGAACATGTGGTGTGGACCTGTGATTTCAGTTCTCAGGGGAGATACAGCCCAACAAAAATCACCTTCAGATGCAGGATCCGGGCACACTGGACTCAGTGGCCCTCCAGCTGCAATGGCCTTTGGACTAAAGGTTTCGAATGAGTCTCCAATGTCGTCTGCATGTTAAATCGTACACACTTCAGTCACCAGGAGGCACTCCCTAAGACAGCTTATAGTCACTGCTGAGCATCCCAGACAATCTGAAAGCCTGAACTAAGAGACAAGCTAGTCTCCACAGTGCCGGGAGCTTCGCAGGGACTCAAGAAACACCAGAGCGGTCCTTGTTCACCCATTCTACTTACTGACAGGATCATGCGGTACTTGAAATTGGGGAATTCACTGTCACACTTCTCGCAGCGGTACAATCCGTTCTGCTGGTCGATCACTTTCTTGTTACAATCCTGAGTTGGGCAGGCCTGGTACATACAGTTCTCTTTGCGAAGATACACCACAGTTGCCACAGAGCTAAAATAGTCAGGCTTCAGGAGAAGAGAGTGGTATGAGGCAAAGAGTACAGACCAAAGTTCAGGACTGGATTTGCCCTGACATATGAGGGTGTTTGCATACTCTCACAATGTGATTACAAGGGATAATTCATTCTATAGTTTCAGAAGTTACTTGAGCTGACTACAAAATCCAGAAGGGTAACAAACCAAGTTCTAAAGCATATTACTCCTTAATAATAAAGAAGTTAATTCtaaactgtgctgtgcttagttactcagtggtgtctgactctttgtgaccccatggactagcccaccaggctcctttgtccatggggattctccaggcaagaatactggagtgggttgtcatgttctcttccaggagatcttcccaactcaaggatcaaacccaggtctcttgcattgcaggtggattcttgactgtctgagccaccagggaagtccttaattcTAAATTAGACTAAACTATTTAATTAAAACTGAAATAGACTATATGACTATATGAAAGCAAAAGACTTCAAGAGCTCTTGATCTTGTTGCTCCTGTTCCTCTACCCCTCAGAAGGTAACAGAACCAGGACACAGTGAACTCTAGCATACTTATCTTCAACCATTCCTCCCATGTTAAAAACAATAGCAGTGATTTCGATCATCTAGATTCAACTTTGTCTTTGGTCAACAAGCATTTTCTGTAAAAAGCCAGACAGTATCTATCTCAGGCTTTACAAGCCATTGGGTCACAGTCTGTTGCAGCTACTCGCCCTGCTGCTGGGGTGCAAGACCATCCACAGACAGTCTAGAGATGAGAGCGGGTGGCTGGTTTCaatgtatttgtatttataataGGCGGCAGGCTAGACATGGCCCATGGGCCTGTTTGTGGGCCCCCGGTCTAAGTCACCAAGTTCAGTAGAATGCAAGAAGACTGAACAAGCGCCTTCAAAGTGGAGACATCACTGATAAGTAAACGTGGCAAGGACCAAGTCACAAGCATAGGCTTTCTGTTGCTATTTGCTTTGCCTTTTAACTGTCATGGAAAGGATACAGGACGAATAATTTTGGGGGGGTGAGCAGTTCCCTCTGGGTGTACTCTGAACTCAGGGCCAGATGAATCTTCACTCTAAAAGGCtctagagcagcagtccccaaccttttcagCACCAGGGACCATTTTGGTAGAAGACTATTTTTCCACAGGATGATTCAGGCAGCAATGCAAGCAACAGGGAGCAGCCCATTTCCGGctgtgtggcccagttcctaacaaGCTGTGGATCAGTACTGGTCTGTAGCCCAGGAGTTGGGGACTCCTGCTCTACTGAAGGGGAGCCTTCCAGGAGAATGCCTGAAgggtttttctgtatttccaggTAAGGGCCCGATTCCAAGTGTGACTTGAAAGTTTGGGTGTGAATAGGTACTCTCTAGGCCTGATTCCTTGTTACCTACTGTCTACCCTTAGGTCTAAGAAAGAAACTGGTTAACAAGAAAACCCAGAGTGACACAGATCTGTCCAACGTTTAAGTCTCAGGACATTGTGTAACAGCCTTATGAGTTGCAGTCATTGACAGTGATGGATAAGAAAGTATTGTGGAATGAGACAGTAAGGAATAAAAACCATATTGtacaatatgaaaataataaagcaggAATTACTGGTTCTGGGaacataaaggagaaataaatgatttaaatctTGAACTGCTGACAGAATACAGATTCAGAGCAAGATGGGGGGCGGGGGTCATTAAACACAAACACTGAAAGGGAAGTTGCAACTCCAGTCAAATACCAGTCAATTCTTGTCAGAGGATACCAGGGGTGCTCAGCCCCCAAGAGGTTAATCCTCTATAGCCAGTGAGGATACACGTGAACCACTCCATGTCTGATGCCGAAACTCACTAACACTCAGTGTGAGCTATAATCTCAAAAGCTGCCTTTCTGGTCTGCAGGCATTTCAGCTTGCAGGAACAATCACAGAGAAGGAATATGGACCTGAATGCAGTTCACGTTAATACACAACTTGATTACTACTGCTTCATTAAGATTCCTCCAAGAACTACACAACTCTCTAAGTCAGAGCTCTGAACATCTTTTTGCCTCAACTGACCTGAGGGATATAACATACTCCTATTAGAAAGCATGGCTCCCTCACTCTGGCTGGCATCCTTAGCCATCACCCCAGGTAAGAATCATGGCTCTGGACTAAGGTCTAACAGCTGGTTATCAGAAAGTGGACCTGGAAACTCACCCTCTCACACATCATACACGCTTTTGTGGAGAAAGTCAGGAACCGCATACCTTGTCACCTTGGCCCAGGTTCTCCGACTTGACCTCATATAAAGTTTTCCAGTTGGTATTGCTCCCACCTGCTCCTCCACTCTTTAGATCAGAGATGGAAATGCCATCTAAGGCTTGTCCTTCTGAGTCAAAcctgaaaaacaaagaataacaGGTACTTTATATGCATGTTGAATGTGATACTTGTTTCTATATGCCAGGTACAGGCTATGTGCTCCCCGTCCAACTTTTCACAGGTCATGATCAAGTGGTATCATCTTCCTCATTGTATCTCAAGTCTACTGAAGAAATGGAGTGACCTCTTTTAAATCTCAATTGCTCTGACGCCTCCCAGTGGTCACGAAAGACAGTGCCAAACTGCCACAGAACCTTTTCTTAAATTAGCCTTGCTATCAACACTAGCCAGATGGCCCAAGTGCCTAAAAAAACAGTAACCTGGAAAGTCAACAACAAAACAAGCAACAATGGAGAGTCCTGGTGTACTTCTCTGGGCTATTGATGCTCATTCTTGCTCAGCAGCTGCATTTTTCTCATCGCTGAAATGTACCAGGCTAGAAAGGGACAGTTGACATATTTTAATGGCATAGCAAAAAATGTTCCCAGATCTTTTAAGACTGGTATAATTTCAAAAGATTATATAATCgaaaataatttattagaagGTATTTACCTGTTTCCCTGTAGACTGACCTTCTTAGTGAGATTTTACTTATGCCAAAATGAAAGTTGAAATTTAATTATGTTAAATTATAAAGCTGATCACATTATCAGCTAACATGAAGGAAAGGACACCCAAGAGGAGTGTGTCAGAAACACACTTGTGTCAAGAAAGAGGCAGTCTGAGATTAAAAACACACCAATGTCACCCTAAAGGAGGATAACTAAAAGTAACCACGTACAGAAAAGGCTCCGTAAAATGAGAGCATGGGACAGAATGGATGCTGCCCTAAGCTGCAGACAATTGCCTTTTTGTTCTGTCAGGTAAGCGGCTAAATCCGTCACAGAGGCACAGCAAGGTCTGTAAATCTATTTCACTTCGACTAGCAACACAAGTCTACAGTTTCAAAAACTCTGAGGAGACATTTGCCACCAAAGACAGCTCATCAGGAAACAACAGGGAGAGAGGCAGCCCTTCGTACAGCAGAAACTCCACGTTGCTGCAACCGAGATCTAGACACCCCCAGACCTTGCCTGGGGGGCGGACACGCTGAGCTCCTTTCTGATCAACACCAAGCTGCCTTATTCAAGGACAGCCATGTCTTCTTATGTTGACTGGGATCACAGTTATGGACAAGTAAACGATGAAGACCTTAACGTGGGCAATTAAGCTGCGGTCGTGCTCAGAGCCTGACGGGAAATCAAGCGGCAAGGACAAACCGAAGCCGTGGTTCCTTCCGGTCGCGTGTCGATGATGGGCCCTGCGCTAAAATGCAAAGCCAGCTACCAGAAGAGCGGAACAGGGAACACGCGGACCACACGCACAAGGCTGGCCTAAGCGACATGGCCATGCCAGGACATGTGTCACGTGTGTcggtcactcggtcgtgtccatctctctgtgaccccatggactgcagcccaccaggctccttgcccatgggattctccaggcaagaatactggagtgggtagccattcccttctccaggggatcttccagacccagggatcaaacccaggtctcctgcattgcaggcagattcttcaccgactgagccaccagggaagccttagatGTGTCATGAAACTATTCAAATAGTAGTGCTACTGGCTCACATTAAGCTCAAATGAAAGAGGGGAGTATGTAATACAAGGCAATTCTCTAGTCACTCAAACCCTAGGACATGGTTGGAAATCAACACCCACCTACCCCCACTCTGTAGCTTGCAAGCTCAAGTGAGTTCCAGGGCTTTGTTCCCCTGACCACATCAATGCTTGCATACCAGGTTTCAGTTTGAAGTGCTCTATTGAGGCAGAGTTTTAACACCCTAAATAGCTAGACACAGCAAGGAGATTTTAGTAGGTTCTCCTCATCCCGAGTGCTTTGTGAATAACAACATACTGCCCACAAAAGCCCATTGTGCCCACTGCACTCGATCAGAGTCTGGTGAATACACACTAGAAGATGCGATCGGCACCGGAGTCTAGACGGAACAAGACGCCTAgccaccaccccctccacccGCAGAGACCCACGGCTTTGAGCCGTGAAATGAAAGACACCTCCTCTCACGGAGCTCCAGCACAAAGCTGCTACAGCCCGTCTTCACCTGCTTCGCAGGATCAAGGTCGGCGGGCAGCGTTCCTGTCCCAATTGCTCCCTGCGACTCTCCAGGTTTGTCATGGGATTACAGGTTTGTCAGTTTAAGGGCTTTAGAGCCATCCTCTCAGAAGGCATAATGCCTCCAAGAAATATAGGAACTGCTTCATTTAGTAACAGAGCCCTCTGCTTGGCAGACAGATCACACGCTGATTATAGGAACCAAAAGAACCAGTTCTTCTCCAAGCCCAAGTTCAAATAGCCCCTGTGTTGAGCCCCAAAAAACCTACCATCCACGAAGCTTATAGGCCTCTGGGATGTCAGGGTTCACAATGATGGTGCTTGAAGATAGGACAGAGAGGCTCCGTCCACCAAAATCAGAAACTCTGGCTCCTTTGATGGCCATCACGGGTTGTCTAGAGCCATCAAATTTATCAGCCTGCATAACAacagaaacaacaaacaaacaagtgtCAATGGCAGGAAGGACACACAGAAAgtttttttataaaaaacaaagaaaacagccaTGTAGAGTGAATGCAATAAACGCTACATGGACTCAATACAAGGTAACCTCGCACACAAGAATCTGCTCAGAGATGCAGCAAAGCTAACCGAGTTAGAGAAAAGAGCAAATTTCACTACGTAAAATCTAAATCACAGCAAATCTCACAGAAGTAAATCCTAAAGGCTTTCAAATATTCCCCAGAGAGCCCAAACGTTCACGAGGAAGGGTCCACTCGGCCAACATGGCCAACACCCCACAGCTCCAGAGGCAAGACCACCACCCAGGAAGCTTTGTGTCCCCACCTTTCTGCATACACTCCCGCCACTCAACGCGAGCACTTACATCGTCTCCCCACAGGGTAGCGTTCACCACTTTCCCTGACATATCCATCAGATAGATATTTCTCTTCGAGACTTCTCTGTTGTTAGACTTCACTATGATTTTTGTGACATCTTCGTAGTTCTTGCAGATCCCGATTATGTCTAAGACACAAGCACGGCATTTTAGTAAGAAATGgtcaagggcttccctcgtggctcagggtaaagaattcgtctgccaatgcaggagacatgggttcgatccctggtctgggaagatcctacatgctgcagagcaactgagcctgtgcaccacaactacagagtctgtgctctagagccccgaGAGCCaccgactactgaagcccgcatgccctagggcccgtgctctgcagAGAGAGAAGTCCTGcaatgcaatgagaagcccacacatggcaactagagagtagccctcacgttctgcaatgagagaaaagcctgcacagcaacaaagatccagcacagccaaaaataaataaacaaaattaaaaagatggtCGAGGCTCTCGTGACAGCACAACCGAAAGTGAAGCAGCAAGGACTCGTCTCATGCCACCCCCTTGTGTGGTGCAAGCCGGACTAATGATGACCAATCTTGGTTCTCACGCACAGACTTACCTACAAGCGAGTCCTTAGATTTGCTCTCCAGGTCGCCAATCCCTGTGAAATCAAACTGAACTGTGGGTAAGTGATGACCGTCTTCACAGGGCATGACAGAAGTCTCGTTGTTGAAGGTCATCTCGTAGTCGTTTTTGACGGCTGTGAACTGTTTGTTGGCGATCTTCAGGGTGCCTTTAGAGAAATAATAGACCTGCAAAAGAAGCCAAGCCGTGGAACGTGGGATGTGCCATCAAATCGGGTCTCAAAAGCCTTCACCATCACACTGCTTTTGGAGAGCAGTGCCCACCCCATCACTTGGCCGTTTCTGGTCTAGACGCCACACTGCCATACCTTGTTCACGTCAATAAGGGGGAAAAACTTGTCCGCTTGCTCATTGAAAGCAGTCGCTCTGATTTCACCCTGCAGAAGCGTGTGAGAGAGAGCAGGTTAGAACTATGGAGCTCGTTTTACCAGTGAAAAACGGGACACTCTGGTGTCAAGGTGACATCTTGGAAACAGCAGCACAGTCACACAGAAGACACACAGTTCACAGTCACACATTCACGTTATTAACTCCAGCGAAACAACCCAGGTTTAACTAGCCGATCCCCATTACTGCGCCTCATTAAACCTCAAGTTAGAAaccttaaaaaatgtattttgaacgTGAGTGACATTACTGAAGCCCCCAGGGAAGTGTGTTGGGCCGCCGTGATTCACCAGCTTCCCTCGCATTTGCACCGATCAAGGAATTACTTCATACTCAAGAGTCATTgccaaaaatgttaaaataaatcaTACTTTCAGGTTGCTCGTGATTGGATTTTCACTTGTACTTTCCTGTCAGTCAAAACGCTACAGATGGAGAAGAAACTTAAATTAACAGCTGAATTTTTAGCCAAGTGACAGATGAGACCAataatttggtttaaaaaatttgGATTCTGACACAGTCATTGGCGGTGTTATCCCATCttcaaaaaaaacagaaacaaataaaaaaacaaacaaacaatttttttctgCCCTCTTAGAGGTGTGAACAAATAGGAAATATACAGCTGTTTGAAAAGAATGCCTGAAGTATATACTAGGGATTATAAGTAAAATGAATGGACAGAAATATAGCATGACAAGACGCTTGTTGAGATGCCACTACTTGGATTTCTCATCTCTCCATCGTGGTTTGGCTTCGTTTACATAAAGCACAGGAAGTCTGCGCTGCCAGAAAGCATGTCTCGCAAAACCAACCACTTATCACTAGTCCAGGCTGCCACGTGCCTTCTGTTGTGGCCCAGGGCTCCATGAGGCTCCCAAGGAGACATCACCTCTTGGGGCTTTGACTAAGCCTCCTGGCAAGTCAGACAACGTCTCTGATTTCTCCTGCCCGTGAGGCTACTCACATTTAGAAAACTAGTGTCAACTGCTATAAATGCTTCCGTCTGAGACCAAGGATTTTACTTATGACTGAACCCTGTGCCCACAGATGGCATCAGAAGATTACAAGAGAGGAAAAACAGCAGCAAGAAGCATGTTTCTTCTTGGCCTACTGTTCTTTCTCACCTTATGGGCCTGCACAGAGGTGAGCCCTCTGTTTCCCAGAGCTGAGGACTCTTCTTTCCCCACCTGACAGATACTCACACTCTCATCAACCAGTTCTATGGAGAAAAGCTTCCCTTCCCCTCGGGAGTTGCTCCAGGTACGGATCTGACTTTTGTTGGTGACACGAGCACAGATAGTCCACCTAAAAATCAAAAACAGATAATCTTAGTGTCAGGAGTCTTACTTGGGAAAGATCTGAAATGTTCCCTCCCTATTATCTTCTTAGAGACTTTCTTACCTTATGCATATTCTATTTTCCAGGGGAAGCTGTATTTTAATCCAGCTAATTAAAACCCCAGGATGACATCCAGGTTTGACAGTTTATAGAATAAGCAAATAGTAAAACACACAAGGTGATTTAACACTGACTCATTCTCCtgtcaaataagtaaatttataaacGCTTTCTCTTCTCCAAAAGGCATCACCAAGGCAACACTATCCCCTTAATGAAAGGTTCTAAGCTAGAAAATGCAGTAATACCAGCAATTATATTTTGCCGCTATTTTCAATTATAGGAACTGATATAACTGATGTCAAACTTCTGTCTCACTTCCAGCACACATGGAATGTAAACACAAGGGTATGGAACATGGTGTTGGGTAAGCCACCAAAGGAAAACACTCTCAAGCATTATGATCTTAGACAGAAGCCATTAGAGAGAGGGGGGCACAAGGTCTGATATCCAATCCTGGTGCCCATCCTGGACACATTAGTTACCCTACTCATCACTTCACAGGGGAACAGCCCTTCCTCACATTGCCAACAACtgaagaataaataagtaaatgatatCTGAAAGAATTCTGAAAAGAGCACTAATTTTCAACTGctaaaatttttaatggaaagaaatcATATAAAAGAAGTATCTGTTCAGTTTATAGGAATACggttgacacacacacacacatattcttttttattttagttggaggctaattactttacaatattgtagtagtttttgccatgaactgacatgaatcagccatgggtttacttgtgttccccatcctgaacccccctcccacctccctccccatcccatccctctgggtcatcccagtgcaccggccctgagcaccctgtctcatgcatcaaacctggactgccgatctgtttcacatgtgataatatacatgtttcaatgctattctttcagatcatcccaccctcgccttctcccagagtccaaaagactgttctatacatctgtgtctctttttctgtctcacatacagggttatcattaccatctttctaaatttcatatatatgcgtagtatactgtattggtgcttttctttctggcttacttcattctgtataataggctccagtacacacatattcttttgaGCCAACAAAATTGTAGTAATAATTTCTGGACTGAAAGTCATCTATTTATTTGATGAGAAGATGAAATGCCTTCTGCATTAgaacaaagatttatttttactctTAAGACTATCAACTGGTTCTTAaaactctgttgttgttgtttagccactaaattgtatctgactctacaaccgcatggactgtagctcgccaggctcctctgtccatgagatttcccaggcaaggatactggagtgggttgccatttccttctccaggggatcttcccggcccagggactgaacccacgtccatgtctcctgcattggcagttggattctttacagctgagccaccctcttaaaacattaaatcttttaattttcaaactcttttaaaatgaatgaaattccaTAAGCTATGGCTGATTGCTCTTTCTgccattattttattatgaaatagttAAAGGTTGCCACAATTTGCAATTTCATccccttctggaaaaaaaaaacaaaaacagaggaaACCTATTTTATGCATGGTAACCCTGAAGTTCACATATGAGTAACTCAAGAGCCCATAACAACCTCTTATACTCCTTTCTAAGTCCCTTCTAAATGTATTCTATGAAATAACTCACTTGGATTGGTACGGGGTGAGGCTGGCAATGGGTACCACTTTGGCCTGTGTTCCCCCAGAGCTGTTCACTTGGCTGGTACCACCAGCTTTTCCAAATGTCTTTGAGGCACCAAAAGCCTTAGATGCAGTGGAAGCTTTAAAATCAAATACAAAGAAGgacaatcattattttatttaaattttatggtaAGTTTTGTAAGAACTCTTAATCTACTAGTGACATCATATAAAATGAGAAGcctagtttttccttttaaataatcaAGAGATCTGGAAATCAAACACAGACTGAAACGGGAGACTAGAGTGAGGTCTAAAATGAAGGCTGGGTGTACAGATGTTCAGGACTGTATCTGCTGACTTACATCCTGAGGTTGAGATAATTAGGGTAATGAATCCAGACTCTGCTATTTCAGAGATGAATCTTTAAACTTTTCTATCAGTAGGCAAGATAATAGGttggagaaagaaaataaccttgACTG from Bos mutus isolate GX-2022 chromosome 19, NWIPB_WYAK_1.1, whole genome shotgun sequence encodes:
- the RPA1 gene encoding replication protein A 70 kDa DNA-binding subunit, yielding MVGHLSEGAIAAIMQQGDTSIKPILQVINIRPITTGNSPPRYRLLMSDGLNTLSSFMLATQLNPLVEEERLSSNCICQINRFIVNTLKDGRRVVILMELEVLKSAEAVGSKIGNPVPYNEGHGQQPVVPPPVSAASPPTSRPQQQNGSPGMASTASKAFGASKTFGKAGGTSQVNSSGGTQAKVVPIASLTPYQSKWTICARVTNKSQIRTWSNSRGEGKLFSIELVDESGEIRATAFNEQADKFFPLIDVNKVYYFSKGTLKIANKQFTAVKNDYEMTFNNETSVMPCEDGHHLPTVQFDFTGIGDLESKSKDSLVDIIGICKNYEDVTKIIVKSNNREVSKRNIYLMDMSGKVVNATLWGDDADKFDGSRQPVMAIKGARVSDFGGRSLSVLSSSTIIVNPDIPEAYKLRGWFDSEGQALDGISISDLKSGGAGGSNTNWKTLYEVKSENLGQGDKPDYFSSVATVVYLRKENCMYQACPTQDCNKKVIDQQNGLYRCEKCDSEFPNFKYRMILSVNIADFQENQWVTCFQESAEAILGQSTAYLGELKEKNEQAFEEVFQNANFRSFTFRIRVKLETYNDESRIKATVVDVKPVDYREYGRRLVMNIRRNAAM